From the Alloalcanivorax dieselolei B5 genome, one window contains:
- a CDS encoding RHS repeat domain-containing protein produces MKTPIRLLKTLLGLTVLLCGLVNAATYSYDALGRVTAIQYENGTQVTYQYDAMGNRTEVAVVQGDDEPEEQVFEATITVPGKVGRPAINLRALANQNGYDGTQKARITFTVPASATVMGTGGAASAKAGGVAIDTGTWPKSLGNELTLRVLGKVYGGGGAGGNAVMRDANPLSGGKGGAAINLRADIKLIIESGGQVKAGGGGGGSGASSKGGDRPFSDAWNNSHFGGAGGGGFPNGAGGGVENVNFATSGGAGTVSGGGGLGSSALKTGRQPTPYGRGGNGGGAGQAGARGQTSWDGRTGGAGGAPGAALVSNGNNYTLTNRGVLVGARR; encoded by the coding sequence ATGAAAACACCAATCCGACTTTTAAAAACGCTTTTGGGCCTGACCGTGTTGCTATGTGGTTTGGTTAATGCGGCGACCTATTCCTATGACGCCTTGGGGCGCGTCACCGCCATCCAATATGAGAACGGAACCCAGGTGACTTATCAGTATGACGCGATGGGTAATCGCACTGAGGTCGCCGTCGTGCAGGGTGACGATGAACCTGAAGAGCAAGTCTTCGAAGCCACGATTACCGTCCCCGGCAAAGTGGGCCGGCCTGCCATCAATTTACGGGCCTTGGCCAATCAAAACGGCTACGACGGCACCCAGAAGGCCCGAATTACATTCACGGTACCGGCGTCCGCCACGGTGATGGGTACGGGAGGAGCAGCAAGTGCCAAGGCGGGCGGTGTTGCTATCGATACTGGTACTTGGCCGAAGAGTTTGGGTAATGAACTGACGCTGAGGGTGTTGGGCAAGGTCTATGGCGGTGGAGGTGCCGGTGGCAATGCGGTGATGAGAGATGCTAACCCCCTTAGTGGAGGAAAAGGGGGAGCGGCAATCAATCTGCGGGCGGATATCAAGCTGATCATCGAGAGCGGTGGCCAGGTGAAGGCTGGCGGTGGTGGTGGCGGTTCGGGGGCGAGTTCCAAGGGGGGCGACCGACCTTTTTCAGACGCCTGGAACAACTCGCACTTTGGTGGTGCTGGTGGTGGGGGCTTCCCCAATGGGGCCGGTGGCGGCGTGGAGAATGTCAATTTCGCTACCTCAGGCGGCGCCGGCACGGTGTCTGGTGGTGGAGGGCTGGGTAGTAGCGCCCTAAAAACAGGGAGGCAGCCCACCCCTTATGGCCGTGGTGGTAATGGTGGTGGAGCAGGTCAAGCTGGCGCCCGGGGGCAAACCTCTTGGGATGGCCGAACCGGTGGAGCAGGCGGCGCACCTGGTGCGGCGCTGGTC
- a CDS encoding JAB domain-containing protein: protein MAKDVPSTCEDSVLHRVPCYLSRDELINAASALLLEDLVSQDRLSDPEEAVAFLKLTLAQHPTEHFGVLFLTNKNRVIAYEHLFQGSIDTTTIHPRVIAQRALALNAAAVILAHNHPSGCSQPSTADRTSTRRMTQALELVDIRVLDHLIVTPTEWTSLGRLGFL, encoded by the coding sequence ATGGCCAAAGATGTCCCTTCCACGTGCGAGGACAGCGTACTTCACCGCGTGCCGTGTTATCTGTCCCGCGACGAACTGATTAACGCCGCCTCGGCACTGTTGCTGGAAGATCTGGTCAGTCAGGACCGCCTGTCCGATCCCGAGGAGGCGGTGGCCTTCCTCAAGCTGACCCTGGCGCAGCACCCCACCGAGCACTTCGGCGTGCTGTTCCTGACCAACAAGAACCGGGTGATCGCCTATGAGCACCTTTTTCAGGGGTCCATCGACACCACCACCATCCATCCCCGAGTGATCGCCCAACGGGCGTTGGCGCTGAACGCGGCGGCGGTGATCCTGGCCCACAATCATCCGTCCGGTTGTTCCCAGCCCTCGACGGCGGATCGCACCAGTACCCGCCGGATGACGCAGGCGTTGGAGCTGGTGGACATCCGGGTCCTGGATCATCTGATCGTGACGCCCACCGAATGGACCAGTCTCGGCCGTCTCGGGTTTCTTTAA
- a CDS encoding DUF932 domain-containing protein, with product MAHLVENMAYVGQTPWHGLGNRLTPHQPLEVWRHQAGLDWHIEEAPVRFIDSPRGGLGEILSFEDHKVLYRSDSRAPLSVVSQRYKVVQPEAILEFYRDLTEVSGFELETAGVLRGGRKIWALARTGQTGVLKGNDRTDAYVLLATACDGTMATTAQFTSVRVVCNNTLAVALNGQSQAVKVSHRSVFDPDAVKRQLGISVSAWDEFMYRLKRLSERQVKDTEVQTFLRSVFQDETAQRTKATITPVNERAMETVRALYDGRGRGAHLPSSHRTAYGLLNAVTEFVDHERRSRTADHRLDSAWFGQGATLKRKALDQALRLTA from the coding sequence ATGGCGCATCTTGTTGAAAACATGGCCTATGTCGGCCAAACGCCCTGGCACGGCCTGGGCAATCGTTTAACCCCGCATCAACCGCTTGAGGTCTGGCGCCACCAGGCCGGCCTGGACTGGCACATCGAAGAAGCCCCGGTCCGTTTTATCGACAGCCCGCGCGGCGGCCTCGGGGAGATCCTGTCCTTCGAGGATCACAAGGTGCTCTATCGCTCCGACAGCCGCGCACCGCTTTCCGTGGTCAGCCAGCGTTACAAGGTGGTGCAGCCGGAGGCCATATTGGAGTTCTACCGGGATCTGACCGAGGTGTCCGGCTTCGAGCTGGAGACCGCCGGAGTCCTCAGGGGTGGCCGCAAGATCTGGGCGCTGGCCCGCACCGGCCAGACCGGCGTGCTCAAGGGCAACGACCGCACCGACGCCTACGTCCTGCTGGCCACCGCCTGTGACGGCACCATGGCCACCACGGCCCAGTTCACCAGCGTTCGGGTGGTCTGCAACAACACGCTGGCGGTGGCGCTGAACGGCCAGAGCCAGGCGGTGAAGGTCTCCCACCGATCGGTGTTCGATCCGGACGCGGTCAAGCGCCAGCTGGGGATTTCCGTGTCCGCCTGGGACGAGTTCATGTACCGCCTCAAGCGGCTGAGCGAGCGCCAGGTCAAGGACACCGAGGTACAGACCTTCCTCCGCAGCGTCTTTCAGGACGAAACCGCCCAACGGACCAAGGCGACGATCACGCCCGTCAACGAACGCGCCATGGAAACGGTCAGGGCCCTGTACGACGGCCGGGGCCGGGGCGCTCATTTGCCCTCCTCGCACCGCACCGCTTATGGCCTGTTAAACGCGGTCACCGAGTTCGTCGATCACGAACGGCGCAGCCGCACCGCCGATCATCGCCTGGACTCCGCCTGGTTCGGCCAGGGCGCCACCCT
- a CDS encoding chymotrypsin family serine protease has translation MWKNAMKGGALAALAWLISGTVMANDMTSKTFELGLRAEAAQFSKVYNISEDDALQRLKWQAAAADVVSQLRDQYQNRLAGLYIEHTPMDRVVVRLKGNELIASRTFNVSNEQVAVEFVSGATHTQAELQQAIGTNLDTLKANFSGLQGTHTDPRTGEVVLTILGRDEESRQVRSQVASATRQLGVPVRVRVIPVPLERQAVRGSGSLDMGCTTAFVVKRTTGTTTGVTTAAHCGPGSANYTGVDGASATLTYQARSFTASNDEQWYTSAATEEPKFYANSTTTPRTLTGRRTQASTAVGNNFCHYGSTTGYSCGDVDATDFQPTSYTCGPASNPVPCDATWISMVPPSSGTGLACAGGDSGGPWFVSTVATGIHSAGASTGTGIGDCLLAVYQSTDRLSSLGLQLLYGP, from the coding sequence ATGTGGAAGAACGCAATGAAAGGAGGCGCGCTGGCCGCTCTGGCTTGGCTTATTTCCGGAACAGTAATGGCTAATGACATGACGTCAAAGACATTCGAGTTGGGGCTGAGAGCGGAAGCGGCCCAATTTTCAAAGGTCTACAATATTAGCGAAGACGATGCACTGCAGCGTCTGAAATGGCAAGCTGCGGCGGCAGATGTGGTCTCGCAATTGCGAGATCAATACCAAAACCGTCTAGCCGGCTTGTACATTGAACATACCCCAATGGATCGGGTTGTTGTTCGATTAAAAGGAAATGAGCTGATCGCCTCGAGAACCTTCAATGTATCCAACGAACAGGTGGCTGTGGAGTTTGTTAGTGGTGCGACACATACGCAGGCAGAACTCCAGCAGGCGATTGGCACGAACCTGGATACCCTCAAAGCGAATTTTTCAGGTCTCCAAGGGACTCATACCGATCCGAGAACGGGAGAAGTGGTTCTGACTATTTTGGGGAGGGACGAAGAATCACGCCAGGTGAGGTCGCAAGTAGCGTCTGCTACTCGGCAACTCGGCGTGCCTGTTCGGGTTCGGGTCATCCCTGTTCCTCTGGAGAGGCAAGCGGTTCGGGGAAGTGGCAGCCTGGATATGGGGTGTACTACTGCGTTCGTGGTCAAACGAACCACGGGAACGACAACGGGCGTCACCACGGCTGCCCACTGTGGGCCCGGAAGTGCCAACTATACCGGGGTTGACGGCGCCTCCGCGACTCTCACTTATCAGGCCCGGTCATTTACGGCCAGTAATGATGAACAGTGGTATACCTCGGCCGCTACGGAAGAGCCCAAGTTTTATGCAAACTCCACGACAACGCCGCGAACTTTGACAGGGCGACGCACCCAAGCCAGCACAGCGGTGGGGAATAACTTCTGCCACTATGGATCGACGACAGGTTATAGCTGTGGTGACGTGGATGCGACTGACTTTCAGCCGACCTCCTACACCTGCGGTCCAGCCTCGAATCCGGTGCCTTGTGATGCCACTTGGATCTCGATGGTACCGCCGAGCTCTGGAACCGGCTTGGCCTGTGCGGGAGGTGACAGCGGAGGCCCCTGGTTTGTGAGCACGGTGGCAACGGGCATTCACTCCGCCGGCGCCTCAACGGGGACCGGGATTGGGGATTGTCTTCTGGCGGTGTATCAAAGCACTGATCGACTATCATCCCTGGGGCTCCAGTTACTGTATGGTCCCTGA